One window of Candidatus Rickettsiella isopodorum genomic DNA carries:
- a CDS encoding L,D-transpeptidase family protein: protein MSTLSISIAKFKSFKKRAMCLVIGFFFFLSFVTPVSALTFVLPPHGEDIVGHVQWTQALPGDTFNKIGRRYDMGYFELVEANPMINPEHPEPGSIIVIPSRFILPPKRQGLVINLAELRIYYYPPHRHVVITYPVGIGREGWDTPLGPSWIAEKMRNPIWTVPESIRKDRAKEGVYLPVKVPPGPDNPLGGYAMRLKQATYLIHGTNDSQGVGRRSSAGCIRLFPEDIESLFAQVARKEKVTIIDLPYKFGWEKHRLFLEAHVPLQKQPLFNRLTAKKLLRAANNSKAAKIQWQSVERISLRESGIPQVIGYPTTPLEHVAPQRRQKNKKNT, encoded by the coding sequence ATGTCAACACTCTCTATTTCTATTGCAAAGTTTAAAAGTTTTAAAAAACGAGCGATGTGTTTGGTCATAGGGTTTTTTTTCTTTTTGAGTTTTGTTACACCAGTTTCGGCATTAACGTTTGTGTTACCTCCTCATGGAGAGGATATCGTCGGGCATGTGCAATGGACGCAAGCATTACCCGGTGATACATTTAATAAAATTGGTCGGCGTTATGATATGGGTTATTTTGAATTGGTAGAAGCAAATCCAATGATAAATCCTGAGCATCCAGAGCCGGGGAGCATTATCGTTATTCCAAGCCGTTTTATTTTACCGCCTAAGCGGCAAGGTTTAGTCATTAATTTAGCTGAATTACGTATTTATTATTATCCACCACATCGTCATGTGGTAATCACTTACCCTGTTGGAATAGGTCGTGAGGGATGGGATACTCCTTTAGGTCCTTCATGGATTGCTGAAAAAATGCGTAATCCTATTTGGACAGTGCCCGAATCAATACGTAAGGATCGCGCGAAAGAGGGTGTCTATTTACCCGTAAAAGTTCCGCCTGGTCCGGATAATCCATTAGGAGGTTATGCCATGCGGCTTAAACAGGCCACGTATTTAATTCACGGTACCAATGACTCGCAAGGCGTCGGGCGGCGCAGTAGCGCAGGATGTATTCGGCTTTTTCCAGAAGATATAGAAAGTTTATTTGCACAAGTGGCACGTAAAGAAAAAGTCACGATTATCGATTTACCTTATAAATTCGGTTGGGAAAAACATAGACTTTTTTTAGAAGCGCACGTACCATTGCAAAAACAACCCTTATTTAATCGACTAACGGCGAAAAAACTGCTTCGAGCAGCAAATAACTCAAAAGCTGCTAAAATTCAGTGGCAATCGGTTGAGCGCATTAGTTTACGAGAAAGTGGAATACCGCAAGTTATCGGATATCCTACGACACCTTTAGAGCATGTTGCACCGCAGCGTCGTCAAAAAAACAAAAAAAATACGTGA
- the hemH gene encoding ferrochelatase produces the protein MKSGVLLINLGTPSAPTPKAVRDYLVEFLSDRRVVEVPAWLWQPLLKLVILPIRARRSAKLYQSIWMDEGSPLAVITQRLADKVQTNLGKEYKLVFAMRYGKPSIHAALKELLAADVSSITILPLYPQYSAVTTASCWDQSSEFFQTSRVVSNLNFIASYFDHPLYIEALANKLKAQRTEPTKNSYLLFSFHGLPQRCIEKGDPYQQHCFMTVRLLAERLQLSVDDYQVVFQSRFGAAQWLKPYCDVVLQELPARGIKNVSVICPGFAVDCLETLEEISKRYRELFLAAGGERFNYIPALNDSAEQVKLLASLAQRPINEWSKGSHEK, from the coding sequence ATGAAATCCGGCGTATTACTCATTAATTTAGGGACGCCGTCCGCACCGACGCCCAAAGCGGTGCGTGATTATTTAGTCGAATTTTTAAGTGATAGACGCGTGGTGGAAGTACCGGCGTGGCTCTGGCAGCCATTGTTGAAGTTAGTCATCTTGCCCATACGTGCACGACGTTCAGCAAAACTGTATCAAAGTATCTGGATGGACGAAGGTTCACCGTTAGCGGTGATTACACAGCGTTTAGCAGACAAAGTTCAAACTAATTTAGGTAAAGAATACAAATTAGTGTTTGCTATGCGTTATGGTAAACCGAGTATTCACGCTGCACTCAAGGAATTACTCGCTGCGGATGTCTCATCTATCACCATTTTACCGTTATATCCGCAGTATTCCGCGGTCACCACCGCAAGTTGTTGGGATCAAAGCAGTGAATTTTTTCAAACGTCACGTGTTGTTTCGAATCTAAATTTTATTGCATCCTATTTTGATCATCCACTGTATATTGAAGCGCTGGCCAATAAGCTTAAAGCACAGCGAACAGAACCAACTAAAAACAGCTATTTACTGTTTTCTTTTCATGGTTTACCACAACGGTGCATCGAAAAAGGTGATCCTTACCAACAACATTGTTTTATGACGGTACGATTACTAGCAGAACGCTTACAGTTATCTGTGGATGATTATCAAGTGGTGTTTCAGTCGCGTTTCGGTGCAGCCCAGTGGTTAAAACCATATTGCGATGTGGTGTTACAAGAACTTCCGGCACGTGGCATAAAAAATGTCAGCGTCATTTGTCCTGGATTTGCAGTCGATTGTTTAGAAACCTTGGAAGAGATTTCTAAACGTTATCGAGAACTGTTTTTAGCTGCTGGCGGTGAACGTTTTAATTACATTCCCGCATTGAATGATTCAGCTGAACAAGTGAAATTGCTAGCAAGTTTGGCGCAACGTCCCATTAACGAATGGAGTAAGGGATCCCATGAAAAGTAA
- a CDS encoding HU family DNA-binding protein produces MAKKLAKKKSPVTKARKKTKVTSASKKLAAVKKSFTKTELLQCLVESTELPKKKVAEVLETLQMIMHAHVKAGCAFAHPGMYKITVVKKSATKARKGINPFTGEPTTFKAKPARKVVKIKPLKKLKAAV; encoded by the coding sequence ATGGCTAAAAAGTTAGCTAAAAAAAAGTCCCCAGTCACTAAAGCACGTAAAAAAACTAAAGTAACATCGGCTAGTAAAAAACTAGCGGCTGTGAAAAAGTCTTTTACTAAAACTGAATTGCTCCAATGTTTAGTAGAAAGTACTGAATTACCTAAGAAAAAAGTTGCTGAGGTTTTAGAAACTCTACAGATGATTATGCATGCGCATGTAAAAGCCGGCTGTGCTTTTGCACATCCTGGCATGTATAAAATCACTGTTGTAAAAAAATCAGCAACTAAAGCACGTAAAGGGATTAATCCATTTACCGGTGAACCGACTACTTTCAAAGCAAAACCTGCGCGAAAAGTGGTAAAAATAAAACCATTAAAAAAACTCAAAGCGGCTGTTTAG
- the rodA gene encoding rod shape-determining protein RodA, translated as MLAISKHRPRFSLQKISQFFRVDKPLLIGLLSLVCIGLIILYSASNQNLVIIGKQALRMIIAFSAMLMLAQISPSVYRAWAPWVFIFSFGLLLAVLILGVVGKGAQRWLNLGLLKFQPSELMKLSVPMMLAWYLHDKSLPPSFFDLFIALIIIAVPTLLVIKQPDLGTALLIVASGFSVILLSGVSGRWLLLGGLLMLIIAPLGWHFMHEYQKLRVLTFLNPERDPLGAGYHIIQSKIAIGAGGLFGKGWLHGTQSHLQFLPEHTTDFIFAVCGEEFGLFGGIVLLSLYLWIAARGLYISMKAQDTFSRLLGGGLSLSFFIAAFVNIGMVSGLLPVVGIPLPLISYGGTSLITLIAGFGILMSIQTHRKLVGN; from the coding sequence ATGCTCGCAATAAGCAAACACCGTCCACGATTTTCATTACAAAAAATATCGCAGTTTTTTCGAGTGGATAAACCTTTGTTAATCGGTTTACTCAGTCTAGTCTGCATCGGTTTAATTATACTTTATAGTGCGAGTAATCAAAATTTAGTCATTATCGGCAAACAAGCATTGCGGATGATAATTGCTTTTTCTGCCATGTTGATGCTAGCGCAAATCTCACCGTCTGTTTATCGTGCTTGGGCGCCTTGGGTATTTATTTTTAGCTTTGGCTTACTTCTTGCGGTATTAATTTTAGGCGTTGTCGGTAAAGGGGCTCAACGCTGGTTGAATCTAGGACTATTAAAATTCCAACCTTCTGAGCTGATGAAATTATCGGTACCTATGATGTTAGCCTGGTATTTACATGATAAATCATTGCCGCCTTCTTTTTTCGATTTATTCATCGCGCTCATTATAATCGCAGTCCCTACCTTATTAGTGATTAAGCAACCGGATTTAGGAACGGCCTTATTAATTGTTGCATCAGGTTTTAGCGTTATTTTATTATCGGGCGTGAGTGGCCGTTGGTTGTTACTCGGAGGCTTACTCATGTTGATCATCGCTCCGCTTGGTTGGCATTTTATGCACGAATACCAAAAATTACGTGTACTCACCTTCTTGAATCCAGAAAGAGATCCACTCGGTGCCGGATATCACATCATTCAATCAAAAATTGCCATTGGTGCGGGTGGACTTTTTGGCAAAGGTTGGCTGCATGGCACACAATCCCATTTACAATTTTTACCTGAACATACCACCGATTTTATCTTTGCCGTTTGTGGTGAAGAATTTGGCTTATTCGGAGGTATCGTACTCTTGAGCCTTTATCTCTGGATCGCTGCACGGGGACTTTATATCAGTATGAAAGCCCAAGATACTTTTTCGCGTTTACTGGGTGGAGGATTAAGTTTAAGTTTTTTTATTGCCGCCTTCGTTAACATCGGGATGGTCAGCGGATTATTACCTGTAGTGGGGATACCATTACCTTTGATTAGTTATGGTGGAACATCATTAATTACTTTAATCGCAGGTTTTGGTATTCTAATGTCTATCCAAACACATAGAAAACTAGTCGGTAACTAA
- a CDS encoding RMD1 family protein: MRCVSFCTAANYKLSLLAEFFRTKRYIAKLFRNVLYVTKQDKPIDIFFFNHGCFVTWNLSKKQEKKLIEDIKPFSIDPLEKIEMDLFIYYLDKETRLFPHQRFNVDVITLEKNESDNVQIKLAISYGLAQSIKLESYEESVNKTVLANSHFPKELARYGKISLSRSEISKRIGEIFLTRSSVNLSSEYLDVPEYFWRYSNLESYYEMTEKFLDIPKRVAALNHKLDVAHEILEMLNSQLQHRYSSILEFVIILLIFIEIVVQILQHV; this comes from the coding sequence ATGCGTTGTGTTTCTTTTTGTACAGCAGCTAATTATAAATTAAGTCTACTCGCGGAATTTTTTCGTACTAAGCGTTATATTGCCAAATTATTTCGTAATGTCCTGTATGTGACTAAGCAGGATAAACCTATTGATATCTTTTTCTTTAATCATGGTTGTTTTGTTACTTGGAATCTCAGTAAAAAACAAGAGAAAAAATTAATCGAGGATATTAAGCCTTTTTCTATCGATCCGTTAGAAAAAATCGAAATGGATCTCTTTATTTATTATCTCGACAAAGAAACGCGGCTTTTTCCTCATCAACGCTTTAACGTCGATGTCATTACTTTAGAAAAGAATGAATCAGATAATGTGCAAATTAAACTGGCTATTTCTTATGGTTTAGCACAATCCATAAAATTAGAATCGTATGAAGAATCAGTGAATAAAACGGTTCTTGCGAATAGCCATTTTCCTAAAGAATTAGCCCGCTATGGCAAAATTTCTCTATCACGTTCCGAAATTTCTAAACGCATCGGTGAAATTTTCTTGACACGAAGCTCAGTCAATCTGAGTAGCGAGTATTTAGATGTACCTGAATATTTTTGGCGTTATTCGAATCTCGAATCTTATTATGAAATGACTGAAAAATTTTTAGACATCCCAAAAAGAGTAGCGGCTTTGAATCATAAACTGGATGTCGCGCATGAAATTTTAGAGATGTTAAATAGCCAATTACAACACCGTTATTCCAGTATCTTAGAATTTGTGATCATTTTATTAATTTTTATCGAAATAGTCGTGCAAATTTTACAACATGTATGA
- the zapE gene encoding cell division protein ZapE, protein MTPLTAYQQQVLHQTLEEDAQQALAMQQFQAVYHAIITPRKWLGKKKPIQGLYVWGDVGRGKTYLMDLFYNHLPVAKSRYHFHQFMHRIHAELAQLQGTSNPLKPIAKRLRKEAHVICLDEFLVHEIGDAMLLTQLLKALFSEGIVLVTTANTSPDNLYANGLQRELFLPAISLIKKHLRIFHLESAIDYRRNHLAQAENSPVWVMKPSQVHALFNELSKKAPVNYQALMINGRLISHLGCTERLVWFDFSSLCAIPRSQLDYLVIAQRFSTILISDVKPIGEYEDNLARLFIHLIDILYDAHSQLILTSAYPIENIYAKGRLSVEFERTKSRLAAFKEKWLNNH, encoded by the coding sequence ATGACACCTTTAACTGCTTACCAACAACAAGTATTACATCAAACTTTGGAAGAGGATGCACAACAAGCCTTAGCCATGCAACAATTTCAAGCCGTGTATCATGCAATCATCACACCCAGAAAATGGCTAGGCAAAAAAAAACCTATCCAAGGATTGTATGTATGGGGCGATGTCGGGCGAGGTAAAACCTATTTAATGGATTTGTTTTATAATCATTTACCGGTTGCTAAGTCTCGCTATCATTTTCATCAATTTATGCATCGCATCCATGCAGAGCTCGCACAACTGCAGGGAACCTCAAATCCATTAAAGCCTATTGCTAAACGTCTACGTAAAGAAGCTCACGTTATTTGCTTAGATGAGTTTTTAGTCCATGAAATTGGCGATGCGATGTTGCTCACGCAATTGTTAAAAGCCTTATTTTCCGAAGGAATTGTATTAGTCACTACTGCCAATACATCCCCTGACAATTTATATGCGAATGGCTTGCAACGAGAACTATTCTTACCTGCCATTAGTTTAATCAAAAAACATCTACGTATTTTTCATTTAGAAAGTGCCATCGATTATCGGCGTAATCATTTGGCCCAAGCAGAAAATAGCCCCGTGTGGGTCATGAAGCCATCACAAGTACACGCGTTATTTAATGAGTTAAGCAAAAAAGCGCCTGTTAATTATCAAGCACTAATGATTAATGGTCGTCTGATTTCACATTTAGGTTGTACCGAGCGATTAGTCTGGTTTGACTTCAGCTCCCTTTGTGCGATACCGCGCAGCCAATTGGATTATTTAGTCATTGCTCAACGTTTTTCAACTATTTTGATCAGTGACGTCAAACCTATCGGTGAATATGAAGATAATCTTGCCCGATTATTTATTCATTTAATTGATATTCTTTATGATGCCCATAGCCAGCTTATCCTCACCTCGGCATACCCTATCGAGAATATTTATGCTAAGGGCCGACTAAGTGTTGAGTTTGAGCGAACAAAAAGCCGCTTAGCTGCTTTTAAAGAAAAATGGCTCAATAATCATTAA
- a CDS encoding septal ring lytic transglycosylase RlpA family protein has protein sequence MLIKNNAKQGRLFFRIISGLTFCLLTLSLGACSSTSSSTNYRYHLRQDKAPCFRINTHRIPNAIPKAEPLSKRGNPKSYVVFGRRYYVMKNAKGYHARGIASWYGMKFHDFKTSNGEIYNVAGMTAAHKTLPLPTYLQVTNLRNGKKIIVKVNDRGPFVNNRLLDLSYAAAKKLDMIGRGTAPVSIVAITPGITRLAANSKSLHKKKYPGYYPEKKQAPYIQLGLFKQRASAQKLALLVKQWTRSPVNVKTTFIHKRHYYQVVIGPLRNSKSSQQLTHKLQLAGLSHRYKALKP, from the coding sequence ATGTTAATAAAAAATAATGCTAAGCAAGGACGCTTATTTTTTAGAATTATTTCTGGACTTACTTTCTGCTTACTGACACTGTCTCTAGGGGCTTGTTCCTCCACCTCCAGTAGTACTAATTATCGTTACCATCTAAGACAAGATAAAGCACCTTGTTTTAGAATCAATACTCATCGGATTCCTAATGCGATACCTAAAGCAGAACCTTTAAGTAAACGAGGTAACCCAAAATCCTATGTGGTTTTCGGACGTCGTTACTATGTCATGAAAAACGCTAAAGGATATCATGCACGAGGGATTGCCTCCTGGTATGGTATGAAATTTCATGATTTTAAAACCTCAAATGGTGAAATTTACAATGTAGCCGGCATGACTGCAGCCCATAAAACGCTGCCATTACCCACCTATTTACAAGTGACTAATCTCCGTAATGGAAAAAAAATCATTGTCAAAGTCAATGACAGGGGTCCATTTGTTAATAATCGTTTGCTCGATCTTTCTTATGCGGCGGCAAAAAAATTGGATATGATCGGCAGAGGCACCGCACCGGTTTCCATCGTTGCCATTACACCGGGTATTACACGTTTAGCGGCAAATTCTAAATCCCTACACAAAAAAAAGTATCCTGGTTATTATCCAGAAAAAAAACAAGCCCCTTATATTCAATTAGGATTGTTTAAACAACGCGCATCGGCACAAAAACTCGCCTTGTTAGTTAAACAATGGACTCGCTCTCCGGTCAATGTAAAAACCACTTTTATACATAAACGCCATTATTACCAAGTCGTCATTGGACCTTTACGTAATAGCAAGAGTTCACAACAACTCACGCATAAACTGCAACTTGCTGGATTGAGTCATCGTTACAAAGCGCTTAAGCCCTGA
- a CDS encoding ABC transporter ATP-binding protein yields MQALSIQGLRKIYKNGVVALKNIDLTVEEGDFFALLGPNGAGKSTTIGIIASLINKTAGTVKIFGHSIDNELESAKSCIGIVPQELNFSIFEKVIDVIVYQAGYYGVPRRLAKQRAERYLKKLDLWDKRNQISMQLSGGMKRRLMIARALVHQPRLLILDEPTAGVDIEIRRSMWEFLRSINQQGITIILTTHYLEEAEYLCKNIAIIDKGSIIENTSMKQLLATLNMETFVFDLKKPLVELPQSPFGMRLLDNVTLEVDVAKEQSLNNLFGFLEGHHIEVTSLRNKANRLEELFLNLIAANKNK; encoded by the coding sequence ATGCAAGCATTGAGCATCCAAGGTCTCAGGAAAATCTATAAGAATGGAGTTGTTGCGCTTAAAAACATCGATCTCACTGTTGAGGAAGGCGATTTTTTTGCATTGTTGGGTCCGAATGGTGCTGGAAAATCGACTACCATCGGTATTATCGCTTCACTCATTAATAAGACGGCAGGGACAGTTAAAATCTTCGGACATAGTATTGATAACGAATTAGAATCCGCTAAATCCTGTATCGGCATCGTGCCGCAAGAACTTAATTTTAGTATCTTCGAAAAAGTGATCGACGTGATTGTTTATCAAGCCGGTTATTATGGTGTGCCCAGGCGTTTAGCAAAACAGCGCGCGGAACGGTATTTAAAAAAATTAGATTTGTGGGATAAACGCAATCAAATTTCTATGCAACTTTCGGGCGGTATGAAACGTCGCTTGATGATAGCTCGCGCCTTAGTGCATCAACCGCGCTTGCTGATATTAGACGAGCCTACTGCCGGTGTCGACATTGAAATACGGCGTTCAATGTGGGAATTTTTGCGAAGCATTAATCAACAAGGTATTACTATCATTTTAACAACGCATTATTTAGAAGAAGCAGAATATCTATGCAAAAACATCGCCATTATTGATAAAGGTAGCATTATAGAAAATACCAGCATGAAACAGTTATTAGCGACTTTAAATATGGAAACCTTTGTGTTTGATTTAAAAAAACCGTTAGTTGAATTACCACAATCGCCATTTGGAATGCGTTTATTAGATAATGTGACCTTAGAAGTCGATGTCGCTAAAGAACAATCACTGAATAATTTGTTTGGATTTTTAGAAGGACATCATATTGAAGTGACCAGTTTACGCAATAAAGCGAATCGTTTAGAAGAATTATTTTTGAATTTGATTGCTGCCAATAAAAATAAATAA
- a CDS encoding ABC transporter permease: MQAKVYWIAFISLLRKEIKRFLRIWVQTLLPPLVTMTLYFLIFGNLIGQRLGNIEGYSYMQYIAPGLIMMSVITAAYTNVVTSFFSMRFQRSIEELIVAPLPNYLLLVGFVAGGVARGLLVGLLVTVLALFFTQLHVTNIFVLLAIVPMTAILFSLAGFTNALFAKTFDDVSIVPTFVLTPLTYLGGIFYSIDLLPSFWRHLSLFNPILYIVNSFRYGLLGISDIPVISALMIIFCSCVVLFFINLNLLNRGKGIRT; this comes from the coding sequence ATGCAAGCAAAAGTCTACTGGATCGCATTTATTAGTTTGTTACGCAAAGAAATTAAACGTTTTTTGCGTATTTGGGTGCAAACCTTATTACCACCCTTGGTGACGATGACGTTGTATTTTTTAATCTTTGGAAATTTGATTGGCCAACGTTTAGGTAATATCGAAGGTTATAGCTATATGCAATATATTGCACCGGGTTTAATCATGATGTCAGTAATCACCGCAGCGTATACCAATGTGGTGACTTCCTTTTTTAGCATGCGTTTTCAACGCAGTATCGAAGAGCTGATTGTTGCACCGTTGCCAAATTATTTACTCTTAGTCGGATTTGTTGCAGGAGGGGTTGCACGTGGCTTATTGGTCGGTTTATTAGTAACCGTTTTAGCCTTATTTTTTACGCAGTTACATGTTACTAATATTTTTGTGTTGTTGGCTATTGTACCAATGACCGCTATTTTATTTTCGCTAGCGGGTTTTACCAACGCCTTATTTGCCAAGACCTTTGATGATGTCTCTATTGTACCGACATTTGTGTTAACGCCATTGACTTATCTCGGTGGTATATTTTATTCCATTGATTTATTACCAAGCTTTTGGCGGCATTTATCCTTGTTTAATCCGATTTTGTATATTGTGAATAGCTTTCGTTATGGCTTATTAGGTATTAGTGATATTCCGGTCATCTCGGCCTTAATGATCATATTTTGTAGTTGTGTCGTATTATTTTTTATTAACCTTAATTTGCTGAACCGTGGTAAGGGCATCCGTACATGA
- the mltB gene encoding lytic murein transglycosylase B: MMKNKRSRGHLLALLLLVTLSLTSCTAYANKPDVRLFIDKMVEKYHFDRKQLQQLFNTVKSNRSIISSFISPKERLTWSEYRPIFVTTKRAKMGVKFWDAHAKTLAEAEKRYGVPASIIVAILGVETRYGEVTGKYRVIDSLSTLSFNHTRRSNFFKHQLEQFLLLSRENPVINPKVTKGSYAGAIGKVQFMPSNYRHLSVDATHKGYSDLINNSDDAILSIANYLKSFGWIKNNPIAIPARFSPTALLHLPKSQENFTVKDFEKYHIYAKKKIPSYLKTFLIVLPLKQGNEYWLGFNDFQTIKHYNSSSLYAMAVFQLSELIHHLHQQEHPRHVNKK; encoded by the coding sequence ATGATGAAGAACAAAAGATCGCGTGGTCACTTACTTGCTTTGCTGTTATTAGTTACACTGTCTCTGACTTCTTGTACCGCTTATGCCAACAAACCCGATGTACGGTTATTTATTGATAAAATGGTGGAAAAATACCATTTTGATCGTAAACAACTGCAACAACTCTTCAATACCGTCAAATCAAATCGCTCAATTATTAGTTCTTTTATTTCACCTAAAGAACGTTTAACCTGGTCAGAATATCGACCTATTTTTGTCACGACGAAAAGAGCGAAAATGGGCGTAAAATTTTGGGACGCGCATGCTAAAACCTTAGCTGAGGCAGAAAAACGCTATGGCGTTCCCGCGTCGATTATCGTTGCCATTCTAGGTGTCGAAACTCGCTATGGCGAGGTCACTGGTAAATACCGCGTCATTGATTCGCTGAGTACTTTAAGTTTCAATCATACGCGCCGATCGAATTTTTTCAAACACCAACTCGAGCAGTTTTTATTACTGAGTCGAGAAAATCCCGTTATAAATCCAAAAGTCACTAAAGGTTCTTACGCAGGCGCTATCGGAAAAGTACAATTTATGCCGAGCAACTACCGCCATCTCTCGGTAGATGCCACTCATAAAGGTTATAGTGATCTCATCAATAACTCCGATGACGCTATTCTTAGTATTGCCAATTACTTAAAATCCTTTGGTTGGATCAAAAATAATCCTATCGCTATTCCAGCGCGATTTTCACCCACAGCGCTACTCCACTTACCTAAGTCGCAAGAGAATTTCACCGTAAAAGATTTTGAAAAGTATCACATTTACGCTAAAAAAAAGATACCTTCATACCTTAAGACCTTTTTGATTGTACTACCACTCAAGCAGGGTAATGAATACTGGTTGGGATTTAATGACTTTCAAACCATTAAACACTATAATTCCAGCTCACTTTATGCAATGGCGGTTTTTCAATTAAGCGAATTAATCCATCATCTCCATCAACAAGAGCACCCACGCCATGTTAATAAAAAATAA
- a CDS encoding alpha/beta hydrolase, with product MTSFHKPLLINHYEYNMANTLPFPTDRLAKLLLPGPAGQLEVMITSPEIPRNPPTLVVICHPHPLFGGTLHNKVIYTLARCFNSIGLAAVRFNFRGVGLSQGEYDNGNGETDDLLAILTWLKESCPERAIWLAGFSFGAYVAARAAKVWPAKQLICVAPPIENFPFKELPPFPCPWILVQGDEDEVVSPTAVFSWVNSLEHPPEVIKIHGATHFFHGHLIELRDCLATLLNKTH from the coding sequence ATGACTTCTTTTCATAAGCCTTTATTAATTAACCACTACGAGTATAACATGGCCAACACGCTACCTTTCCCTACTGATCGCCTAGCCAAATTGTTGTTACCCGGTCCCGCTGGGCAACTTGAAGTAATGATCACCTCGCCTGAAATACCACGAAATCCACCGACCCTTGTGGTTATTTGCCATCCACACCCTTTGTTTGGCGGCACCCTACACAATAAGGTCATCTATACCTTAGCGCGTTGCTTTAACAGCATAGGGCTTGCTGCCGTACGTTTCAACTTCCGCGGTGTCGGTCTAAGCCAAGGTGAATATGACAACGGCAACGGCGAAACCGACGATTTATTGGCCATACTCACCTGGTTGAAAGAAAGTTGTCCTGAGCGAGCGATATGGCTCGCGGGTTTTTCTTTTGGTGCTTATGTAGCGGCACGCGCCGCAAAGGTTTGGCCTGCGAAACAATTGATTTGTGTTGCACCCCCTATTGAAAATTTTCCTTTTAAAGAACTTCCCCCTTTTCCTTGTCCTTGGATACTGGTACAGGGTGATGAAGATGAAGTCGTCTCACCTACCGCGGTATTTTCTTGGGTAAACTCCTTAGAACACCCTCCAGAAGTGATTAAAATTCATGGCGCGACACATTTCTTTCATGGCCATCTCATAGAATTACGCGATTGCTTAGCCACTCTATTAAATAAAACTCATTAA